GTCCCTCTTCCACCAGGTCCAGCGACTCTTCCATCTTGGCGGTGAACCCGATGTCCATGATCTTGGCGAAATATTCGACCAGCAGATCGCAGATGCGCATCCCCAGTTCCGTCGCCGTAAAATACCCGCGCTCCCGCAAAACGTAATTCCGCGCGACCAGCGTCGAGATGATGGACGCGTACGTGCTGGGCCGCCCGATCCCTTCCTCCTCGAGCGCCTTGACCAGGCTCGCTTCCGAATAGCGGGCCGGCGGCTTGGTGAAATGCTGGGTGGGCCTCACCTCGACCAGCGCGAGGGGGTCGCCCTTCAGGTAATGAGAAATATCGACTTTGCCCTCTTCGTCCTCGACGTCCCGGTACAGGGTCAGATAACCGTCAAAGACCAGCGAGGAACCCGACGCGCCGAACTGGAATTTTCCGGCGTTGATCTCAATGCGCTTCTGCTCGAACACGGCGGGCATCATCTGGGAGCTCACGAACCGCTTCCAGATCAGGGAATACAGCGCGAACAGATCGTCGGAAAGAACGCGCCGCACGTCTTCGGGCTTGCGCAACACGTCGGTGGGCCGGATCGCCTCATGGGCTTCCTGGGCGGACTTTTTGGATTTATACACATTCGGCGAGGACGGCAGGTATTTCGCGCCGTAAGATTCTCCGATGAACCCGCGCACCTTGTCCACGGCCTCCTTGGCGATGTTGACCGAGTCGGTCCTCATGTAGGTGATGAACCCGACGGTCTCGCCGTCCCCCAGGTCGATCCCTTCATAGAGCTCCTGGGCGAGCATCATGGTCCTGCTGGCGTTGAATCCGAGTTTGTTGAAGGCGTCCTGCTGGAGGGTGCTGGTGATGAACGGCGCGGACGGATTTCTCCGGACCTCTTTTTTGGAAACGTCGGCGACCTCGAACGACTCGGCCTTGATCTGGTTCGTCAGGTCTTCGGCCTCCTGCTTGTTCTTGATCTCCGGTTTGACGCCGTCGATCTTTTCCAGCTGGGCGGTCAGAAGGTCTTCGTAGCCCTTTTTCTGCAGGTCCGCCGCGATCTGCCAGTACTCCTGCGGGACGAAACCAAGAATGGCCCTCTCTCGCTCGACGATCAGCCGCAGGGCGACCGATTGGACCCGCCCGGCGCTCAGCCGCGACCCGACCTTCTTCCACAACAGTGGGCTGATCTGGTAACCCACGATGCGGTCCAGTATCCGGCGGGCCAGCTGCGCGTTGATCTTGTTCATGTCGAACTTGCGCGGGTGCTCAAAGGCCCTCTTCACCGCCTCTTTGGTGATTTCCTGGAAGGTCACGCGGTAGATCTTTTTGCCGTCGCCGATATGATTGACGATGTTCCAGCCGATGGCCTCCCCTTCGCGGTCGGGGTCGGTGGCGATATAAATTTCTTTCTTGGTCTTGGCCTCTTTTTTCAGGGCGGTCAGGACCTTCTGTTTCTTCCGGACCACGATCCATTTGGGCGCGAAATCGGCCTCGACATCCACGCCCAGCTTGGATTTCGGCAGGTCGATGAGATGCCCCATCGAGGACACGACCTTGAACTTGTCCCCCAGGATCTTGTTGATGGTCTTGACCTTGGCGGGAGATTCGACGATGACTAAGGCTTTGGACATAAATGAATGCATGAGTTATGGAAGTCCCGCGCAAGCGGGACGACATAACTCATTTGCATGAATTTACCCCGGCGGTTTGCTTCGCCCGAAATCGTGAAACGATTTCGGCGGTTGAAGCAGCCGGGGGGATTACTTAACTTCCCTTAGAAGCCCGGACGAAAAATTTCCCGGGCAGTTGTTTGACCTGACGCTGCAATTCCAAATCCAGAAGGGCCGGCAAAAGGTCCGGCCCGGACAATCCGCTTTTTTCGCTCAACGCGTCCACATGGACCGGTTCCGGACCCAAATACTTCAAAATTCTGTTTCCGCCCGCGGCCTGTTCCGGCGCCGGCTGCGGCTCTTTCAGGCATTCCCG
This sequence is a window from Candidatus Omnitrophota bacterium. Protein-coding genes within it:
- the topA gene encoding type I DNA topoisomerase; translation: MSKALVIVESPAKVKTINKILGDKFKVVSSMGHLIDLPKSKLGVDVEADFAPKWIVVRKKQKVLTALKKEAKTKKEIYIATDPDREGEAIGWNIVNHIGDGKKIYRVTFQEITKEAVKRAFEHPRKFDMNKINAQLARRILDRIVGYQISPLLWKKVGSRLSAGRVQSVALRLIVERERAILGFVPQEYWQIAADLQKKGYEDLLTAQLEKIDGVKPEIKNKQEAEDLTNQIKAESFEVADVSKKEVRRNPSAPFITSTLQQDAFNKLGFNASRTMMLAQELYEGIDLGDGETVGFITYMRTDSVNIAKEAVDKVRGFIGESYGAKYLPSSPNVYKSKKSAQEAHEAIRPTDVLRKPEDVRRVLSDDLFALYSLIWKRFVSSQMMPAVFEQKRIEINAGKFQFGASGSSLVFDGYLTLYRDVEDEEGKVDISHYLKGDPLALVEVRPTQHFTKPPARYSEASLVKALEEEGIGRPSTYASIISTLVARNYVLRERGYFTATELGMRICDLLVEYFAKIMDIGFTAKMEESLDLVEEGQLNYVGLLSEFYKPFKEELDYAMNTIEKTQEFVDMDCPDCGRKMVVKWGRRGKFLSCSGFPECKYAKPITTGIKCPLPDCDGELTKRRSRRGAFYGCSRYPKCTYTANELPGDASPAPGGGAAV